The Pseudomonas sp. TH06 genome has a window encoding:
- a CDS encoding LysR family transcriptional regulator — MDLFQSMGVYVKVVEAGSMTAAALQCDMSTTMVGNHLRALEQRLGVQLLQRTTRRQRLTEFGSVYYQRCLDVLGLVADSERLAEQALDEPRGLLRITAPLTFGVERLAPALSDFSLQYPQVKMDVVLTNSRPDLLESGLDVAFRLGHFDQSNLIARPLIDYTLTVCASPQYVTRRGMPNTPEDLQQHDCLSFAYPAGDDWQSVEKRWRLSGPDGEIMVDVSGPMLMNTSAGLHQAARTGMGIVMLPDALVEQDLREGKLVEVIPDYQPPSRPLHLLYAPDRYRLPKLRRFVEFAMKTWGRS; from the coding sequence ATGGACCTGTTCCAGTCGATGGGCGTCTACGTCAAAGTGGTCGAAGCGGGGAGCATGACGGCGGCCGCGCTGCAGTGCGACATGTCGACGACGATGGTGGGAAATCACCTGCGCGCGCTGGAGCAGCGGCTCGGTGTGCAACTGCTGCAACGCACCACCCGACGTCAGCGCCTGACTGAATTCGGCAGCGTTTACTACCAGCGCTGTCTGGATGTATTGGGGCTCGTGGCGGATTCCGAGCGCCTCGCCGAACAGGCCCTTGATGAGCCGCGAGGCCTGTTGCGCATCACCGCGCCGCTGACCTTTGGCGTCGAGCGGCTGGCCCCTGCACTCAGCGATTTTTCCCTGCAATACCCGCAGGTAAAAATGGATGTGGTGCTGACCAACAGCCGTCCGGATTTATTGGAAAGTGGCCTGGATGTGGCCTTTCGTCTGGGTCACTTCGACCAGTCCAACCTGATCGCCAGGCCGCTGATCGACTACACGCTGACTGTGTGCGCCTCCCCGCAATACGTGACCCGACGCGGCATGCCGAATACCCCTGAAGACCTGCAACAACATGACTGCCTTTCATTCGCCTACCCTGCAGGTGATGACTGGCAGTCAGTGGAAAAACGCTGGCGCCTTAGTGGCCCGGATGGGGAAATCATGGTCGACGTCAGCGGCCCGATGCTAATGAACACCTCCGCAGGCCTGCATCAGGCTGCCCGCACTGGCATGGGCATCGTGATGCTGCCCGATGCGCTGGTAGAACAGGACTTGCGCGAAGGCAAACTGGTGGAAGTCATCCCCGATTACCAACCGCCCAGCCGTCCATTGCACCTGCTTTACGCCCCTGATCGTTATCGATTGCCGAAGCTTCGACGCTTTGTCGAATTCGCGATGAAAACCTGGGGCAGATCCTGA
- the secD gene encoding protein translocase subunit SecD: MLNKYPLWKYILILAVLAVGLIYSAPNLYPDDPAIQISGASTALQVNQADLDRVSTALHESGINVKAATLAANGKGGLIRLSKAEDQLPAKDVVRKALGDDYVVALNLAQTTPQWLRNLGAHPMKLGLDLSGGVHFLLEVDMDKALDARLKVYEGDVKSLLRKEKLRYRSLPQLGGAIQLGFADEDSREQARALIRKNFNDFDIVPADLNGQPVLRLAMTPAKLAEIREYSIKQNLTTVRNRVNELGVAEPIVQRQGANRIVVELPGVQDTAEAKRILGKTANLEFRLAAEPGASKATSETFEFREGKRPPAQIERGLIITGDQVTDAKAGFGEHGTPEVNIRLDGHGGELMSRATRSNVGRSMAVIFIEQRPVTTYTKQVVDGVEKDVAVQTFKEEKKIISLATIQSPLGAQFRITGLNGQGESSELALLLRAGGLAAPMYFAEERTIGPSLGADNITKGIDASLWGMLFVSLFIIAIYRFFGIIATVALAVNMVLLLALMSLLGATLTLPGIAGIVLTMGMAVDANVLIFSRIREEIAAGMTVQRAINEGFGRAFTAILDANLTTLLVGGILFAMGTGPVKGFAVTMSLGIFTSMFTAIMVTRAMVNLIFGGRDFKKLWI; encoded by the coding sequence ATGCTGAACAAATACCCTCTGTGGAAATACATTCTGATCCTGGCGGTGCTGGCGGTCGGTCTGATTTATTCCGCTCCCAATCTTTACCCCGATGACCCGGCCATTCAGATCAGCGGCGCCAGCACGGCTCTGCAGGTCAATCAGGCCGATCTGGATCGCGTAAGTACCGCGCTTCACGAGTCCGGGATTAACGTCAAGGCAGCCACACTGGCGGCAAACGGCAAGGGCGGTCTGATCCGTCTGTCCAAGGCTGAAGATCAGCTGCCGGCCAAAGACGTTGTGCGCAAGGCATTGGGTGATGACTACGTCGTCGCGCTGAACCTGGCACAGACCACCCCGCAATGGCTGCGCAATCTGGGCGCGCACCCGATGAAGCTGGGTCTGGACTTGTCCGGTGGTGTGCACTTCCTGCTCGAAGTGGACATGGATAAAGCCCTCGATGCACGCCTGAAAGTCTACGAAGGCGACGTCAAGAGCCTGCTGCGCAAAGAGAAGCTGCGCTATCGCAGCCTGCCGCAACTGGGCGGTGCCATCCAGCTGGGCTTCGCTGATGAAGACAGCCGTGAACAGGCCCGTGCGCTGATTCGCAAGAACTTCAACGATTTCGACATTGTTCCGGCCGACCTCAACGGTCAACCGGTGCTGCGTCTGGCGATGACCCCGGCAAAGCTGGCGGAAATCCGTGAATACTCCATCAAGCAGAACTTGACCACGGTACGTAACCGCGTCAACGAACTGGGTGTTGCCGAACCGATCGTCCAGCGTCAGGGTGCCAACCGCATCGTGGTTGAGCTGCCGGGCGTGCAGGACACTGCCGAAGCCAAGCGTATTCTCGGCAAGACGGCCAACCTTGAGTTCCGTCTGGCAGCAGAGCCGGGCGCTTCGAAAGCCACTTCCGAAACCTTCGAGTTCCGTGAAGGCAAGCGTCCTCCTGCGCAGATCGAGCGTGGCCTGATCATCACCGGTGACCAGGTGACTGATGCCAAGGCCGGTTTCGGCGAGCACGGCACGCCTGAAGTGAACATCCGTCTGGATGGCCACGGTGGCGAGCTGATGAGTCGCGCAACCCGCTCCAATGTCGGTCGCAGCATGGCGGTGATCTTCATCGAGCAGCGTCCGGTCACCACTTACACCAAGCAAGTGGTTGATGGCGTCGAGAAAGACGTCGCTGTGCAGACGTTCAAGGAAGAGAAGAAGATCATCAGCCTTGCGACCATTCAGTCGCCGCTGGGTGCTCAGTTCCGTATCACTGGTCTGAACGGTCAGGGCGAATCGTCCGAGCTGGCGCTGCTGTTGCGTGCCGGTGGTCTGGCGGCACCGATGTACTTCGCTGAAGAGCGCACAATCGGCCCGAGCCTGGGTGCTGACAACATCACCAAAGGTATCGATGCGTCGCTGTGGGGCATGCTGTTCGTGTCGCTGTTCATCATCGCCATCTACCGCTTCTTCGGCATCATTGCCACCGTTGCACTGGCTGTGAACATGGTGCTGCTGTTGGCCCTGATGTCGCTGCTGGGTGCAACGCTGACCCTGCCGGGTATCGCCGGTATTGTTCTGACCATGGGTATGGCGGTCGACGCCAACGTGCTGATCTTCTCGCGGATCCGTGAAGAGATCGCCGCAGGCATGACCGTGCAGCGTGCAATCAACGAAGGCTTCGGCCGGGCATTCACCGCGATTCTCGACGCCAACCTGACAACATTGTTGGTCGGCGGCATTCTCTTTGCCATGGGCACCGGCCCGGTCAAAGGTTTCGCAGTGACCATGTCCCTCGGGATCTTTACCTCGATGTTCACGGCCATCATGGTGACCCGCGCAATGGTCAACCTGATCTTCGGCGGACGTGACTTCAAGAAGTTGTGGATTTAA
- the tgt gene encoding tRNA guanosine(34) transglycosylase Tgt codes for MSFELLATDGKARRGRLTFPRGTVETPAFMPVGTYGTVKGMLPRDIVATGAEIILGNTFHLWLRPGTEVIKAHGDLHDFMQWKGPILTDSGGFQVFSLGAMRKIKEEGVTFASPVDGSKVFMGPEESMQVQRDLGSDIVMIFDECTPYPADEDVARVSMELSLRWAQRSKNAHGDNTAALFGIVQGGMHQDLRMRSLEGLDKIGFDGLAIGGLSVGEPKHEMIKVLDYLPGMMPADKPRYLMGVGKPEDLVEGVRRGVDMFDCVMPTRNARNGHLFIDTGVLKIRNAFHRHDDSPLDPTCDCYTCQNFSRAYLHHLDKCGEMLGSMLNTIHNLRHYQVLMAGLREAIQQGTLAAFVDAFYAKRGLPVPPLD; via the coding sequence ATGTCCTTTGAGCTCCTGGCCACCGATGGCAAGGCCCGTCGTGGTCGTCTGACTTTCCCGCGTGGCACCGTCGAGACCCCGGCCTTCATGCCGGTCGGTACTTACGGCACCGTCAAGGGCATGTTGCCGCGTGACATCGTCGCCACCGGCGCAGAGATCATTTTGGGCAACACCTTCCACCTGTGGCTGCGCCCAGGCACCGAAGTGATCAAGGCGCACGGCGACCTGCATGATTTCATGCAGTGGAAAGGCCCGATCCTGACCGACTCCGGCGGTTTCCAGGTGTTCAGTCTCGGCGCGATGCGCAAGATCAAGGAGGAGGGCGTGACCTTCGCCTCTCCGGTCGATGGCTCGAAAGTGTTCATGGGCCCGGAAGAATCGATGCAGGTTCAGCGCGATCTGGGCTCCGACATCGTAATGATCTTCGACGAATGCACGCCGTACCCGGCTGACGAAGACGTCGCTCGCGTATCGATGGAGCTGTCGCTGCGCTGGGCTCAGCGTTCGAAAAATGCCCACGGTGACAACACTGCGGCGCTGTTCGGTATCGTTCAGGGTGGCATGCACCAGGATCTGCGCATGCGGTCGCTGGAAGGCCTCGACAAAATCGGCTTTGACGGCCTGGCCATCGGCGGTCTGTCGGTGGGCGAACCCAAGCACGAGATGATCAAGGTGCTGGATTATCTGCCGGGCATGATGCCGGCTGACAAACCTCGTTACCTTATGGGCGTTGGCAAACCGGAAGATCTGGTTGAGGGTGTGCGCCGCGGTGTGGACATGTTCGATTGCGTGATGCCAACCCGTAATGCCCGCAACGGGCATCTGTTCATTGATACAGGCGTGCTGAAGATCCGTAACGCGTTCCATCGCCATGATGATTCGCCGCTCGATCCGACCTGCGATTGCTATACCTGCCAGAACTTCTCCCGCGCTTATCTGCATCACCTGGACAAGTGCGGCGAAATGCTGGGAAGCATGCTCAATACCATCCATAACTTGCGCCATTATCAGGTGCTCATGGCTGGTTTGCGCGAGGCTATTCAACAGGGTACATTGGCCGCCTTTGTCGATGCCTTCTACGCCAAACGCGGGCTCCCCGTTCCGCCTTTGGACTGA
- a CDS encoding aspartate aminotransferase family protein — protein MTAALMNTYQPLALSFTKGLGTRLWDQAGREYLDAVAGVAVTNVGHSHPRIVSAISEQAGLLLHTSNLYSIDWQQRLARRLTELSGMDRAFFNNSGAEANETALKLARLYGWRKGIEQPLVVVMANAFHGRTLGTLSASDGPAVRLGFSELPGDFVKVPFGDLAALEQVQRKHGERIVAILVEPIQGESGVQLAPPGYLKALREMCNRHAWLLMLDEIQTGIGRTGRWFAFQHEGIVPDVMTLAKGLGNGVPIGACLARGRAADLFTPGSHGSTFGGNPLACRVGCTVLDIIEEQGLLENARVQGERLLSRLRAELADNPNVLAIRGQGLMIGIELKQPIRDLTLIAARDHGLLINVTRGKTIRLLPPLTIDEREVEMIVRGVVRAVTTH, from the coding sequence ATGACCGCCGCCCTGATGAACACCTATCAACCATTGGCCCTGAGTTTCACCAAAGGCCTGGGCACTCGCCTGTGGGATCAGGCCGGTCGCGAGTATCTGGATGCGGTTGCCGGTGTGGCGGTAACCAATGTGGGGCACTCGCACCCGCGCATCGTTTCGGCGATCAGCGAACAGGCGGGATTGCTGCTGCACACCTCTAATCTGTACAGCATCGACTGGCAGCAACGGCTGGCCAGACGGCTGACTGAGTTGTCGGGGATGGACAGGGCGTTCTTCAATAACTCCGGGGCCGAGGCCAACGAAACCGCTCTGAAGCTTGCGCGGTTGTATGGCTGGCGCAAGGGTATTGAGCAGCCGCTGGTGGTGGTGATGGCCAATGCGTTTCATGGCCGCACACTCGGTACGTTGTCCGCCAGTGATGGCCCGGCGGTTCGGTTGGGTTTCAGCGAACTGCCGGGGGATTTCGTTAAAGTGCCATTCGGTGATCTTGCGGCGCTGGAGCAAGTTCAGCGCAAGCACGGCGAGCGGATCGTCGCGATTCTGGTCGAGCCGATCCAGGGCGAAAGCGGCGTACAACTGGCACCGCCGGGTTATCTGAAAGCCCTGCGCGAAATGTGTAATCGTCATGCCTGGCTGCTGATGCTCGATGAAATCCAGACTGGCATAGGCCGCACCGGCCGGTGGTTTGCGTTTCAGCATGAAGGCATCGTCCCGGATGTCATGACACTGGCGAAAGGACTCGGCAACGGCGTCCCCATCGGTGCTTGTCTGGCGCGGGGCAGGGCGGCTGATCTGTTCACCCCCGGCAGCCATGGCAGCACGTTCGGCGGCAATCCGCTGGCCTGTCGAGTGGGTTGCACGGTGCTGGATATCATCGAAGAACAAGGATTGCTGGAAAATGCGCGTGTGCAGGGTGAACGTCTGTTGAGCCGGTTACGCGCAGAGCTGGCGGACAACCCGAATGTGCTGGCGATTCGTGGTCAGGGTTTGATGATCGGCATCGAGCTGAAACAGCCGATTCGTGATCTGACGCTGATCGCGGCGCGGGATCATGGGCTGCTGATCAACGTCACGCGCGGCAAGACCATACGGCTGCTGCCGCCGCTGACAATTGATGAGCGGGAGGTGGAGATGATTGTCAGGGGAGTGGTGCGGGCAGTAACAACTCACTGA
- the queA gene encoding tRNA preQ1(34) S-adenosylmethionine ribosyltransferase-isomerase QueA, with the protein MRVADFTFELPDSLIARHPLAERRGSRLLTLDGVSGALAHRQFTDLLEHLRPGDLMVFNNTRVIPARLFGQKASGGKLEILIERVLDSHRVLAHVRSSKSPKPGSKILIDGGGEAEMLARHDALFELGFDEEVLPLLDRVGHMPLPPYIDRPDEGSDRERYQTVYAERLGAVAAPTAGLHFDQSLMEAIAAKGVETAFVTLHVGAGTFQPVRVEKLEDHHMHSEWLEVGQDVVDAVAACRARGGRVIAVGTTSVRSLESAARDGVLKPFSGDTDIFIYPGRPFHVVDALVTNFHLPESTLLMLVSAFAGYPETMAAYKAAVENGYRFFSYGDAMFITRNPAPTAPKQTGPEETE; encoded by the coding sequence ATGCGCGTTGCTGACTTTACTTTCGAGCTCCCTGATTCGCTGATCGCCCGCCACCCTTTGGCCGAGCGTCGCGGTAGTCGCCTGTTGACCCTGGATGGGGTCAGCGGCGCCCTCGCACACCGTCAATTCACTGATTTGCTTGAGCATTTACGCCCGGGCGATTTGATGGTGTTCAACAATACCCGGGTGATTCCGGCGCGGCTGTTCGGGCAGAAAGCGTCCGGCGGCAAGCTGGAAATTCTCATCGAGCGGGTCCTCGATTCGCATCGCGTGCTGGCGCATGTGCGCTCCAGCAAGTCGCCGAAGCCGGGTTCGAAGATTCTCATCGACGGCGGTGGCGAAGCAGAGATGCTCGCTCGTCACGATGCGTTGTTCGAACTGGGGTTCGATGAAGAAGTCCTGCCGCTGCTTGATCGCGTCGGGCACATGCCGCTGCCTCCTTACATAGATCGCCCGGATGAAGGCTCGGATCGCGAGCGTTATCAGACCGTTTATGCCGAGCGCCTCGGCGCGGTGGCGGCACCGACGGCGGGACTGCATTTCGATCAGTCGCTGATGGAGGCGATTGCCGCCAAAGGCGTCGAGACTGCGTTCGTTACGTTGCACGTGGGCGCGGGTACATTCCAGCCAGTGCGCGTTGAGAAGCTTGAAGATCACCATATGCACTCCGAATGGCTGGAAGTCGGCCAGGATGTGGTTGATGCCGTCGCCGCTTGTCGTGCGCGTGGTGGTCGAGTGATTGCTGTCGGCACCACCAGCGTGCGTTCGCTGGAAAGTGCGGCGCGTGATGGCGTGCTCAAGCCGTTCAGTGGCGACACCGACATCTTTATCTACCCGGGCCGACCGTTCCATGTGGTCGACGCCCTGGTGACCAATTTCCATTTGCCGGAATCCACGCTGTTGATGCTGGTTTCGGCGTTTGCCGGTTATCCCGAAACCATGGCCGCTTACAAAGCCGCTGTCGAAAATGGATACCGCTTTTTCAGCTACGGTGATGCGATGTTCATCACCCGTAATCCAGCACCTACTGCCCCTAAACAAACAGGCCCAGAGGAAACAGAATGA
- a CDS encoding PH domain-containing protein, producing MIDFNNKGFFKLKQNDEYAERVTALLLEGEEVIDSYKAMRDGVVFTNKRIIAVNVQGITGSKKDFTSLPYKNIVAYSVETSGTFDLDSELEIYFSSLGKVKFEFTGKTSMVEISKYISRHLL from the coding sequence ATGATCGACTTCAACAACAAAGGCTTCTTCAAACTCAAGCAGAACGACGAGTACGCCGAACGTGTGACGGCGTTGCTGTTGGAAGGTGAAGAGGTGATCGATTCCTATAAAGCCATGCGCGATGGCGTGGTGTTCACCAACAAACGCATCATCGCGGTCAATGTGCAGGGAATCACCGGCAGCAAGAAGGATTTCACTTCACTGCCGTACAAGAACATTGTCGCGTATTCCGTGGAGACCTCCGGAACGTTTGATCTGGACTCGGAACTGGAGATTTATTTTTCGTCGCTGGGGAAGGTGAAGTTCGAGTTCACCGGGAAAACGTCGATGGTGGAGATTTCGAAGTACATCTCCAGGCATCTATTGTAA
- a CDS encoding GNAT family N-acetyltransferase has protein sequence MNNNLTLRDLLPAETESVRQFLGQHGWGHRTGSSEHFAKLIKNSQRTAIVLDGEQIIGFARGITDHLSNGYLSMVVVDGRHRRQGIGRALVEHVMGDNPDITWVLRAGREGAGAFFASLGFETSVIAMERPRLK, from the coding sequence ATGAACAACAACCTGACCCTTCGCGACCTGTTGCCCGCCGAAACAGAATCGGTACGACAGTTCCTCGGGCAACACGGCTGGGGACACCGGACAGGCTCCAGCGAGCATTTTGCCAAGCTCATCAAAAACTCCCAACGCACGGCCATCGTGCTGGATGGCGAGCAAATCATCGGTTTCGCCCGAGGCATCACTGATCATCTATCCAATGGCTATCTATCGATGGTCGTTGTCGACGGGCGACATCGACGCCAAGGGATTGGACGGGCGCTGGTTGAGCACGTAATGGGCGACAATCCCGACATCACTTGGGTACTGCGCGCCGGCCGGGAAGGTGCCGGGGCCTTTTTTGCCAGCCTGGGTTTTGAGACGTCGGTGATTGCAATGGAGCGGCCGCGATTAAAATAA
- the msrA gene encoding peptide-methionine (S)-S-oxide reductase MsrA, producing MKTQSVWCRLLLGVAMAGVVGQCSAFSFGGEDAVVLPAPALDENSQAHSETAVFAGGCFWGVQGVFQHVKGVQKALSGYAGGAADTAQYERVSEGDTGHAESVQVTFDPTQVSYGSLLQIYFSVAHNPTELNRQGPDSGTQYRSALFPVNANQQRVAQAYIAQLDAAHAFNKPIVTKLETYNGFYPAEDYHQDFLTEHPSYPYIAINDMPKVANLKQVFAQRYQEKPVLVKSGS from the coding sequence ATGAAAACTCAAAGTGTCTGGTGTCGTCTGTTACTGGGTGTCGCGATGGCGGGTGTGGTCGGTCAATGCTCGGCGTTTTCCTTCGGCGGCGAGGACGCAGTGGTTCTGCCAGCGCCGGCCCTCGACGAAAACTCTCAGGCACACAGTGAAACTGCGGTGTTCGCCGGCGGCTGTTTCTGGGGCGTACAGGGAGTTTTTCAGCACGTCAAAGGCGTGCAAAAAGCGCTTTCGGGTTATGCCGGTGGCGCGGCGGATACCGCGCAATATGAGCGGGTCAGCGAGGGCGATACCGGCCACGCGGAGTCGGTGCAGGTCACTTTCGATCCGACCCAGGTCAGCTACGGCAGCCTGTTGCAGATCTACTTCTCCGTGGCCCACAACCCCACCGAACTTAACCGTCAGGGCCCGGATAGCGGCACGCAGTATCGCTCGGCACTATTTCCGGTCAACGCCAATCAGCAACGTGTGGCGCAAGCCTACATCGCCCAACTCGACGCGGCCCATGCGTTCAACAAGCCGATCGTCACCAAACTGGAAACCTACAACGGCTTCTATCCGGCAGAGGACTATCACCAGGACTTCCTGACTGAACACCCGAGCTATCCGTACATCGCAATCAACGACATGCCGAAGGTGGCAAATCTGAAGCAGGTGTTTGCTCAGCGCTATCAGGAGAAACCGGTGTTGGTGAAAAGCGGCTCCTGA
- a CDS encoding alkaline phosphatase D family protein: protein MSPTLDDLNPLPAVLAGPLLRRLEPTRLVLWLVGTRPLSLTLRLQGVGDIPLDSGKCTVVPVGSRAFVHLIDITLDSALPCDTQIDYDLLIDDQERIVDWAPHLVYGNAACPNFVLRSRIEQLLHGSCRKPHHPADDGLLCVDQLLAAQTDPQQRPALLMMSGDQVYADDVAGPMLRAIHALIKRLGLFDEHLDGAVVSDSAKLYEHPASYYHRADLLPALESNETLRERFFGGARKPIFTSSSADNHLVTFAEIMAMYLLVWSPVAWTLINPQPPVLTPDRLKRYALEQTRIDAFKAGLGNVARALAHLPSLMIFDDHDITDDWNLSAQWEETAYGHPFSKRIIGNALIAYMLCQGWGNNPDAFKDVLEKTRRLSASGDDHYLDRPVQDELIDTLLRFQNWHFVMPTSPALVVLDTRTRRWRSEMTLKQPSGLLDWEALSELQQELLDHPSAIIVSPAPIFGVKLIETVQKVFSWCGYPLLVDAENWMAHRGAAQVILNIFRHTRTPGNYVVLSGDVHYSFVYEVLIRHRKAGPRIWQITSSGIKNEFPKTLLEWFDRLNRWLYSPRSPLNWFTKRRLMRIVPYTPEHAEAGERLWNSAGIGQVFFNEQGQPREIIQHNSNGATKTRMLAPDLADYPN from the coding sequence ATGTCCCCGACCCTTGATGACCTGAACCCGCTGCCTGCTGTTTTGGCCGGCCCGCTGCTGCGACGGCTGGAGCCGACACGACTGGTGCTGTGGCTGGTCGGTACGCGTCCACTGTCGCTGACTTTGCGCCTGCAAGGTGTAGGAGATATCCCTCTAGATTCTGGGAAATGCACGGTCGTACCCGTAGGCAGTCGGGCGTTCGTTCATCTTATCGATATCACTCTCGATAGCGCCCTGCCCTGCGACACACAAATCGACTACGACCTGCTGATCGATGACCAGGAGCGGATTGTCGATTGGGCCCCGCATCTTGTGTATGGCAATGCCGCTTGCCCGAACTTCGTCCTGCGCTCACGGATTGAACAATTGCTTCACGGTTCCTGCCGCAAACCGCATCACCCGGCAGATGATGGTTTGCTGTGTGTCGATCAACTGCTGGCGGCGCAAACCGATCCGCAACAACGTCCGGCGCTGTTGATGATGAGTGGCGATCAGGTCTACGCCGATGACGTTGCCGGCCCGATGCTGCGGGCGATCCATGCCTTGATTAAGCGCCTCGGCCTGTTCGACGAACACCTCGACGGCGCCGTGGTCAGCGACAGCGCGAAACTCTACGAGCACCCGGCCAGTTACTACCACCGTGCGGATTTGTTACCGGCACTGGAGAGCAACGAGACTTTGCGTGAGCGATTTTTCGGTGGTGCGCGTAAGCCGATTTTCACCAGCAGCAGCGCCGACAATCACCTGGTGACGTTTGCCGAGATCATGGCGATGTACTTGCTGGTATGGTCACCGGTTGCATGGACACTGATCAATCCGCAGCCTCCAGTACTGACGCCGGATCGCCTCAAGCGATATGCACTCGAACAGACCCGCATTGATGCGTTCAAGGCTGGCCTGGGCAACGTCGCCCGAGCATTGGCGCATTTGCCGAGCCTGATGATTTTCGACGATCACGACATCACCGATGACTGGAACCTTTCCGCGCAATGGGAGGAAACGGCCTACGGCCATCCGTTCTCCAAACGCATCATCGGCAACGCGCTGATTGCCTACATGCTCTGCCAAGGCTGGGGCAATAACCCGGATGCCTTCAAGGATGTACTGGAGAAAACCCGCCGCCTGAGCGCCAGTGGCGATGACCACTACCTTGACCGCCCGGTGCAGGATGAGCTGATCGATACGCTGCTGCGCTTTCAGAACTGGCATTTCGTGATGCCGACCAGCCCGGCGCTGGTTGTGCTCGATACCCGCACCCGACGCTGGCGCAGCGAAATGACGCTCAAGCAACCGTCGGGTCTGCTCGACTGGGAAGCCTTGAGCGAACTGCAGCAGGAGCTGCTGGATCACCCGTCGGCGATCATCGTTTCGCCCGCGCCGATTTTTGGTGTGAAGCTGATTGAAACGGTGCAAAAAGTCTTCAGCTGGTGCGGTTATCCACTGCTGGTGGATGCCGAGAACTGGATGGCCCATCGGGGTGCCGCGCAGGTGATCCTGAATATTTTCCGACACACACGTACGCCGGGTAACTACGTGGTGCTGTCCGGTGATGTGCATTATTCCTTCGTCTACGAAGTGCTTATCCGACATCGCAAGGCCGGCCCACGGATCTGGCAGATCACCAGCAGCGGGATCAAAAACGAGTTTCCGAAAACCCTGCTGGAATGGTTCGACCGCCTCAACCGCTGGCTCTACTCACCGCGCTCACCACTGAATTGGTTTACCAAACGCCGGCTGATGCGCATCGTGCCGTACACACCCGAACATGCCGAGGCGGGTGAGCGACTGTGGAACTCGGCGGGGATCGGCCAGGTGTTTTTCAATGAGCAAGGGCAACCGCGCGAGATCATTCAGCACAACTCGAATGGAGCGACGAAGACACGGATGCTCGCGCCGGATCTGGCGGACTATCCGAACTAA
- the yajC gene encoding preprotein translocase subunit YajC: protein MSFFISNAMADAAAPAAAGPMGGGFEWIFLVGFLVIFYLMIWRPQAKRAKEQKNLLSSLAKGDEVVTTGGIAGKITKVADDFVVLEVSDTVEMKFQKGAIAATLPKGTLKAI, encoded by the coding sequence ATGAGCTTTTTTATCTCTAACGCCATGGCTGACGCGGCTGCACCGGCTGCTGCCGGCCCAATGGGCGGCGGTTTCGAGTGGATTTTCCTGGTCGGCTTCCTGGTCATCTTCTACCTGATGATCTGGCGTCCACAGGCCAAGCGCGCCAAAGAGCAGAAGAACCTGCTGAGCAGCCTTGCGAAGGGCGACGAAGTGGTTACCACCGGCGGCATCGCCGGCAAGATCACCAAAGTGGCCGATGACTTCGTGGTTCTGGAAGTTTCCGACACCGTGGAAATGAAGTTCCAGAAAGGCGCCATCGCCGCCACGCTGCCAAAAGGCACGCTGAAAGCGATCTAA